The Candidatus Glassbacteria bacterium genome includes a window with the following:
- a CDS encoding acetylxylan esterase, which translates to MKLFRALAAAAIIAACPAGSLLSAALDLTVTADREDCLYALGDTVSFAVRCSAADAVIEYRLSVDGKAELERGWLELRGGEAVVRGMLDMPGFLRLDLTAVAGADTVRRAWGCAVAPLAIRAAGALPDDFDRFWGQGKAELLRIPLDARIEAVPGDEHESTLYRISLANLEGSRIYCWYRVPKGQGPFPAVLAIPGAGVRREGTRENYAEAGFAVLTIAIHGVGQDHELEYYDQLGRGLLAGYQRFGMDDPYRYYYRRVILGLIRCLDFLSSREEVDQERIAVQGSSQGGGLSLLVASLDKRVKALASNVPALCDHAGSLHGRPAGWPQLLNHAGATEREQVMRTMGYYDAATAASRIEVPALLAAGFIDGVCAPTTVLAAFNNLKGPRWIEMVPGMGHASPKGRAERWPRWLRDALDGKITDTRLIRGER; encoded by the coding sequence TTGAAATTATTCAGGGCTTTAGCTGCGGCCGCGATTATCGCTGCCTGTCCGGCCGGTTCTCTGCTGTCGGCTGCGCTGGACCTGACTGTCACGGCCGACAGGGAAGACTGTCTTTACGCACTGGGCGACACGGTATCTTTCGCGGTGCGATGCTCCGCGGCCGATGCGGTGATTGAATACCGGTTGAGCGTTGATGGCAAGGCGGAGCTGGAACGGGGCTGGCTGGAGCTGCGCGGCGGTGAAGCTGTTGTCCGCGGGATGCTGGACATGCCCGGCTTCCTGCGTCTCGACCTGACAGCCGTTGCCGGGGCCGATACCGTGCGCAGAGCCTGGGGCTGCGCTGTCGCACCCCTGGCGATCCGGGCCGCCGGAGCGCTGCCTGATGATTTCGACCGCTTCTGGGGCCAGGGCAAGGCCGAACTGCTGCGGATTCCGCTGGACGCGCGGATCGAGGCGGTGCCCGGTGACGAGCACGAATCGACACTCTACAGGATCAGCCTGGCCAATCTCGAGGGCAGCCGGATTTACTGCTGGTACAGGGTGCCGAAGGGCCAGGGGCCGTTCCCGGCCGTGCTGGCGATACCCGGAGCCGGCGTGCGCAGGGAGGGTACCCGCGAGAACTACGCCGAGGCAGGTTTTGCCGTCCTGACTATCGCGATCCATGGCGTGGGCCAGGACCACGAGCTGGAGTACTACGATCAGCTCGGGCGGGGACTGCTGGCCGGTTACCAGCGCTTCGGCATGGACGATCCCTACCGTTATTACTACCGCCGCGTGATCCTGGGCCTGATCCGCTGCCTCGATTTCCTGTCGAGCCGCGAGGAGGTCGATCAGGAGAGGATCGCTGTCCAGGGTTCCAGCCAGGGCGGCGGGCTCAGCCTGCTGGTGGCCTCGCTGGACAAGCGAGTCAAGGCGCTGGCCTCCAATGTCCCGGCCCTCTGCGACCACGCGGGCAGCCTGCACGGGCGGCCCGCGGGCTGGCCGCAACTGCTGAACCACGCCGGAGCGACAGAGCGTGAACAGGTGATGCGCACGATGGGCTATTACGACGCCGCCACCGCGGCCTCGCGGATCGAGGTGCCCGCCCTGCTCGCGGCGGGTTTTATCGACGGGGTCTGCGCGCCAACCACTGTGCTGGCCGCGTTCAACAACCTGAAAGGACCGCGCTGGATTGAGATGGTGCCCGGAATGGGCCACGCCTCGCCAAAGGGACGGGCAGAACGCTGGCCGCGCTGGCTCAGAGACGCGCTGGACGGGAAAATCACGGACACCAGGCTAATCAGGGGAGAGCGCTGA
- a CDS encoding glycosyltransferase family 4 protein codes for MGGRLAGRGCACRDGNPAGRRQHVPSRRRLREGPRVFSAPAGGGAAGGQMRLMHLTSSGGWGGREMYPRSLAALQRERGHETIVVAKKYTPLSRSLAGSDIPHRILRIGPYLDPPAAWALSRVIREFNPEVIQIHLSRDLALVSMALALARRKPAVILHKHIASAGNKRDLLHRYLYGRVDRVVAVSEFVKASLLNSCPLAPDEVEVIFNGVDTRQFASAGEIEPEVRKRIRSELGADGNSVLVGVVGRLDLRKGQQWLIRAAASPAGGRQELRYALIGASEEDYRAELETLTAELGLEAAIKFTGHRPDSRELYASLDILVVPSFAEAFGLVAVEGMLSELPVVASNSGALPEFVADGVNGLLVELNDERALAAAISRLADDPLLRAELGARAREWARGSLAMNLVLDRLDDLYRRCLEQRKILAGEHKVRPYE; via the coding sequence ATGGGTGGCCGACTCGCTGGGCGGGGATGCGCCTGCCGGGACGGAAACCCTGCTGGCCGCCGGCAGCATGTACCGTCGCGGCGCCGACTACGTGAAGGCCCGCGAGTATTTTCTGCGCCTGCTGGAGGAGGTGCGGCGGGAGGGCAGATGCGCCTGATGCACCTCACCAGCTCGGGCGGCTGGGGCGGCCGCGAAATGTATCCCCGCAGCCTGGCCGCGCTTCAGCGGGAACGGGGTCACGAGACAATCGTAGTCGCCAAGAAATACACTCCGCTCTCCCGCAGCCTCGCCGGATCGGATATCCCGCACCGCATCCTGCGGATCGGCCCCTATCTCGACCCGCCGGCGGCCTGGGCGCTCTCCCGCGTTATCCGGGAATTCAATCCCGAGGTGATCCAGATCCATCTCAGCCGCGACCTGGCGCTGGTGAGTATGGCCCTGGCGCTGGCCCGCCGGAAGCCTGCCGTAATCCTGCACAAGCATATCGCCAGCGCGGGCAACAAGCGCGACCTGCTGCACCGCTATCTCTACGGCCGGGTTGACCGGGTGGTGGCGGTCAGCGAGTTCGTAAAAGCGAGCCTGTTGAATTCATGCCCGCTGGCTCCGGACGAGGTGGAGGTGATATTCAACGGGGTGGATACCCGGCAGTTCGCCTCGGCCGGGGAAATCGAACCGGAGGTCCGAAAGCGGATACGCAGTGAGCTGGGGGCGGACGGGAACAGCGTGCTGGTGGGGGTTGTCGGCCGGCTGGATCTGCGCAAAGGTCAGCAGTGGCTGATCCGGGCGGCTGCATCGCCGGCCGGAGGACGACAAGAGTTGCGTTATGCGCTGATCGGGGCCAGCGAGGAAGACTACCGGGCGGAACTCGAAACGCTGACGGCGGAACTGGGCCTGGAGGCGGCGATCAAATTCACGGGCCACCGCCCCGACTCGCGGGAACTGTACGCTTCGCTGGATATCCTGGTCGTGCCTTCGTTCGCGGAGGCGTTCGGGCTGGTGGCGGTGGAGGGCATGCTCTCGGAGCTGCCGGTTGTGGCCAGCAACTCCGGGGCGCTGCCGGAGTTTGTGGCCGACGGGGTCAACGGTCTGCTGGTGGAGCTTAACGATGAGCGTGCGCTGGCCGCTGCGATCTCCCGTCTGGCGGATGATCCGCTCCTTCGCGCCGAACTCGGCGCCCGCGCCCGCGAGTGGGCGCGCGGCAGCCTGGCGATGAACCTCGTGCTCGACCGGCTGGATGATTTATATCGCCGCTGCCTGGAGCAGCGGAAAATACTTGCGGGCGAACACAAGGTTCGCCCCTACGAATAA